A single Halobellus ruber DNA region contains:
- a CDS encoding DUF4188 domain-containing protein translates to MTIQQNTDGVVERKVAADREDEFVVFHIGLRINALWKIHRWLPIFLVAPRMVRELVSEPESGLLGSRTIVGPGIRNVGFVQYWDSFEDLREYARDSDRLHFPTWQEYYEDGTKEDAAVGIWHETYLVDPDEYETVYNNMPPFGLAAGETTEIIPAADQHNTAAGRLGRTDGSDSPLETSGEE, encoded by the coding sequence ATGACGATACAACAAAACACGGACGGAGTTGTCGAACGGAAAGTCGCAGCTGATCGAGAGGATGAATTCGTGGTTTTCCATATCGGCCTTCGCATCAACGCGCTCTGGAAGATTCACCGCTGGCTCCCGATCTTTCTGGTTGCCCCTCGTATGGTTCGAGAACTCGTTTCGGAGCCGGAGTCGGGATTGCTCGGAAGCCGGACCATCGTTGGTCCAGGTATCCGGAACGTCGGATTCGTGCAGTACTGGGACTCATTCGAGGACCTCCGTGAGTACGCGCGAGATAGTGATCGCCTACACTTCCCCACTTGGCAGGAGTACTACGAAGACGGCACCAAGGAGGATGCTGCTGTTGGTATTTGGCACGAGACGTACCTCGTTGATCCGGACGAGTACGAAACGGTCTACAACAATATGCCACCCTTCGGACTGGCAGCGGGCGAGACAACCGAGATCATTCCAGCCGCAGATCAGCATAACACGGCAGCAGGTCGGCTCGGGCGCACCGACGGGAGCGATTCGCCGTTAGAGACTTCCGGTGAAGAATAG